The following proteins come from a genomic window of Spea bombifrons isolate aSpeBom1 chromosome 10, aSpeBom1.2.pri, whole genome shotgun sequence:
- the FOXF1 gene encoding forkhead box protein F1 has protein sequence MTAEIQQPPSQTPAQSSPMSAATEKHSGQTSVMESASCNTKTKKTNAGIRRPEKPPYSYIALIVMAIQSSPTKRLTLSEIYQFLQSRFPFFRGSYQGWKNSVRHNLSLNECFIKLPKGLGRPGKGHYWTIDPASEFMFEEGSFRRRPRGFRRKCQALKPMYSMMNGLGFNHIPDSYSFQGSGGGISCPPNGLSLDSGLGMMNGHLPSNVDGMGLTAHSVSHLTANGGHSYMGSCTGSSGGDYPHHDSASPLLGGNGVMEPHSVYSNPTSAWAPSASALSSGAPYIKQQPLSPCNSAANPLSSSLSSHTLDQSYLHQNSHNTSADLQGIPRYHSQSPSMNDRKEFVFSFNAMASSSMHSGSGSYYHQQVSYQDIKPCVM, from the exons ATGACGGCGGAGATTCAGCAGCCTCCTTCCCAAACTCCTGCTCAGAGCAGCcccatgtctgctgccaccGAGAAACACAGCGGCCAGACATCGGTCATGGAGTCCGCCTCCTGTAACACCAAGACCAAGAAAACCAACGCTGGCATCAGGAGGCCAGAGAAGCCTCCATACTCCTACATCGCGCTCATCGTGATGGCCATACAAAGTTCCCCCACCAAGAGGTTAACCCTCAGCGAGATCTACCAGTTCCTTCAAAGCCGCTTCCCCTTCTTCAGAGGCTCCTACCAGGGATGGAAGAACTCGGTGAGGCACAATCTGTCACTGAATGAGTGCTTCATCAAGCTGCCTAAGGGACTAGGCAGACCTGGCAAGGGCCACTACTGGACCATCGACCCGGCCAGCGAATTTATGTTTGAGGAAGGCTCCTTCAGAAGAAGACCCAGGGGTTTCCGGAGGAAATGTCAAGCCCTGAAACCAATGTACAGCATGATGAACGGCCTGGGCTTCAACCACATACCAGACTCCTACAGCTTCCAAGGGTCCGGCGGGGGCATCTCATGCCCACCCAACGGGCTGTCATTGGACAGTGGCCTAGGAATGATGAATGGGCATCTACCGAGTAACGTTGACGGGATGGGGTTAACTGCGCACTCGGTGTCACACCTGACGGCCAACGGTGGCCACTCTTACATGGGGAGCTGCACGGGGTCTTCCGGGGGAGATTACCCCCACCATGATTCGGCCTCCCCTCTGCTAGGAGGCAACGGGGTTATGGAGCCCCACTCTGTATATTCAAATCCAACATCTGCCTGGGCTCCATCTGCATCTGCCCTGTCCAGCGGTGCCCCATACATCAAGCAACAGCCCCTCTCACCCTGCAACTCTGCGGCCAACCCCTTGTCCTCCAGCCTCTCCTCCCACACCCTGGACCAGTCCTACCTGCATCAAAACAGCCACAACACATCGGCAGATTTGCAAG GTATTCCCAGGTACCACTCCCAATCACCCAGTATGAATGACAGAAAAGAATTTGTCTTCTCTTTTAATGCCATGGCTTCCTCCTCCATGCATTCGGGCAGCGGCTCCTATTACCATCAGCAAGTCAGTTATCAAGATATTAAGCCCTGTGTTATGTGA